Proteins co-encoded in one Juglans regia cultivar Chandler chromosome 16, Walnut 2.0, whole genome shotgun sequence genomic window:
- the LOC109004585 gene encoding splicing factor SF3a60 homolog, which translates to MSSTLLEVTRAAHEDVERLERLIVKDLLNEPTTSKDRLFQSHRVRNMIDTIISTTNKLVEIYDDKDNARKDEIAALGGQTATGTNVFSAFYDRLKEIREYHRRHPAARVVDATEEYEALLKEEPIIEFSGEEALGRYLDMHELFNQYINSKFGDPSTEYSAYLDVFSQPRKIPRKLKLTRQYREYMENLLEYLIYFFQRTEPLQDLDRIFSKVVTEFEEQWANRKVQGWENDGQENGHVPAQHTIIDLDYYSTVEELVEVGPEKLKETLAAFGLKTGGTVQQCAERLFLTKHTPLEQLERKHFAKGTRASEQNRAGAAPEQDDNAKEIALIEAKMKKLCILLDETIARTKDNIVKKQALTYEEIEAEREEEETQADTESDDEEQQIYNPLKLPMGWDGKPIPYWLYKLHGLGQEFKCEICGNYSYWGRRAFERHFKEWRHQHGMRCLGIPNTKNFNEITSIEEAKDLWKKIQERQGVNKWRPDLEEEYEDREGNIYNKKTYSDLQRQGLI; encoded by the exons atgtCGTCGACGTTGCTGGAGGTGACGAGGGCGGCTCACGAGGACGTGGAACGGCTGGAGAGGCTGATAGTGAAGGACCTGCTGAACGAGCCTACTACCAGCAAGGACCGCCTCTTTCAGAGCCACCGCGTTCGGAACATGATCGACACTATCATTTCCACCACCAATAAACTC gTAGAGATTTATGATGATAAGGATAATGCCAGGAAGGATGAGATTGCAGCTCTTGGAGGCCAAACTGCGACAGGAACAAATGTGTTTAGTGCATTTTATGATAGATTGAAAGAG ATTCGAGAATACCATAGAAGGCATCCGGCTGCACGTGTTGTTGATGCTACTGAGGAGTACGAGGCCCTACTTAAAGAAGAACCTATAATCGAGTTTAGTGGAGAG GAAGCTTTGGGGCGATACCTAGACATGCATGAATTATTCAACCAGTACATTAATTCCAAATTTGGGGACCCTTCTACCGAGTACTCTGCTTACCTTGATGTTTTTTCACAACCACGTAAGATTCCTCGCAAACTGAAATTAACGAG ACAATACAGGGAATATATGGAGAATCTATTGGAATacctaatatatttttttcagcgAACAGAACCCTTGCAAGATCTTGATAGAATATTCTCAAAG GTTGTGACTGAATTTGAAGAGCAATGGGCAAATAGAAAGGTACAAGGATGGGAGAATGACGGTCAAGAAAATGGACATGTTCCTGCTCAGCATACTATAATTGATCTTGATTATTACAGCACAGTTGAAGAGCTGGTGGAAGTTGGTCCTGAAAAGTTAAAGGAG ACATTGGCTGCGTTTGGACTAAAGACAGGTGGTACTGTTCAGCAGTGTGCTGAAAGGCTTTTCCTAACAAAG CACACACCTCTTGAGCAGTTGGAAAGGAAACATTTTGCCAAAGGAACTCGTGCGTCCGAACAAAACCGGGCTGGTGCTGCTCCAGAACAAGATGACAATGCAAAAGAAATAGCCCTAATTGAGGCCAAAATGAAAAAACTGTGTATCTTATTGGACGAG ACGATTGCACGGACAAAAGACAATATCGTGAAGAAGCAGGCTTTGACATATGAGGAAATTGAAGCAGAACGTGAGGAG GAGGAAACACAAGCTGATACTGAAAGTGATGATGAAGAACAGCAGATTTATAATCCCCTCAAGTTGCCAATGGGTTGGGATGGGAAGCCTATACCATATTGGCTGTATAAGCTTCATGGTCTTGGTCAG GAATTCAAGTGTGAGATATGTGGGAACTATAGTTACTGGGGCCGTAGGGCTTTTGAACGGCATTTCAAGGAATGGCGTCATCAGCATGGGATGCGCTGCCTTGGTATTCCAAACACCAAGAACTTCAATGAGATCACATCAATCGAG GAAGCGAAAGATCTGTGGAAGAAAATACAAGAACGACAAGGAGTGAACAAGTGGCGCCCGGATCTTGAAGAGGAATACGAAGACAGAGAGGGTAATATCTACAATAAGAAGACATACAGTGATCTGCAGCGGCAGGGATTGATTTGA